Below is a genomic region from Dama dama isolate Ldn47 chromosome 17, ASM3311817v1, whole genome shotgun sequence.
gggattctccaggcaagaatactagagtgggctgccatgcccttctccaggagatcttcctgattcagggatcgaacctgcatcccttgcatctcctgcattggcaggcaggttctttatcactagcaccacctgggaagcccatttgtctTACAGTGAATCGAAAAACGCTTAGTGAGGCCACCAAGTTCTCTGATCACTTCACCATCCTTCCTTTCCCTGTCTGTCAATgccttttactttaaaattagtGTAGGGATGACTCCACCATTTGTTCCTCCTTTTATCTCCCTTACCATCTTCAACACCCTTTGTTAATATTTGTATGTTTAACCCACCACCCAAGCTTACAGTTACATGGTAACCAGTTTTTATTACATGCCTCATCttataaatcttatttttaaactgagtGCAACAGTCAAAATCATTTTGGAATTTTGAAAATTCAATAGATTCATACAAAAAAATAGACTGAGTTTGAAATGATACAGCTAAATCACAAGTGTACAGTTAAATTTCTACCAGGGTAATAatacaacaggaaaaaaatttaatcaaTTCATCTTGATACTTGTTCACAGCTATGAACAAAGATATATTGATGTAGTAATAACTACAGACAGGTTATTAAAATTACCTTAGAAACTAAACATATGGTCTTTCCTTGTCCCCTATTAATGTTCGATTGTATGATAACAGCAACACTGCAGATACGACTTAGAGCTGACCCCTACTACACGTGCACCATAATAACACACACTAGGTGTGCAAACAGCAAGTATAGTGCTACCCTCTCTAAGGTGCACCGTGGGGACTGATTTGAGTTCTGAGCAAGATTTACTAGGCTCTTGCCTATTTCCATGCTCTAAGCACAGACTAGTAAGAGGGTGGCTACTTATGGGTACAGGTCTTACACAATCCCAAAGTGTTCTTTTCCTAAAGTTGATTGATCTTGGTGGGGAATCAGACTTTGCAACCTCAGTCTTGAAAATACCATATGTCAAAGCAACCACAGAGTTGGTCTAAATCAGAAATGAATATATAGACAGAACCACATTGAGTTTTCCACTAAACTGTCTATAAACAGAGATCCAATAGCAAATACCCACAGCATATTCTGCATGAGTCATGTCCTGGCCTAACCATACTCAGTCTCACCAATCGATTCTACAGCACAGGgtccaggagagagaagagacacaCTCTCCAAGTGCATGTAGTTTGGTACACAAGGCAAAGCCCTGCTGCACACTCCCATACGCCCAGAAGCcaacgtgaatttgagcaagaccCAGGTgttcgtgatggacaggaaagcctggtgtgctgcagtccttggggtctcaaagagtaggacacgactgaacgactgaacggAAATGGAGTGCTTCCTCCTTCCAAATGTACTGTGGGCACTCCATAAAAACCATAGTGAAAACCTAATGACCATGATTGGGTACTGTATACCAATTACAAGGAAAAGTATGAGAGGACTGTGACTTTGTACATTATCTTTGTACTCTGTCCTCAGTACTCaaaagagtgcctggcacaaacaGCAGCTCAATAAGTACTGAAACAAGTGAACACTGACTGGATTATAATCACGACAGTTGCCCAGAAACACTGCCTGAACAAGATACTATTAAGAGAAGTCAGGCTCTATATTAAGACCAGTGGAAGCAAGTTGTGCCTTTGAAACTGGCAAGGCAATACAATCATTTCCCCTCAGTCTTGCACAACAGTTTACAACTTCATCTATTTTAATAGGCCCCATTCTATGATACTAAGACTTGTTCATCAGTGATGAACTTTCCAGGCCTCCACTTAGGAAGCTTACATTTGCATTTTCTATCCCACAGGTGTGAAGTTGCAATGTATCTAAAttctcactttcctctttggGGAGGATATATTCCATTCAAAGAGTTGTAAGGGTAACATGTTGTTTGCCCTTTTGGGCTTTTGTGTTATTTCTAACCCCTGCTGCTTAAAAGTCTGTAGGACTGAACTTTCAtatggtttaagaaaaaaaaaaaaaaaagattgaagctATTATGAGACTAGCTTTTCCCCAAAGAGCACATATACCTCAAGTCTTCTCTTAATATATGTATAAGAGCATGTAGGTgtgtacttttgtttgttttatttcagaaCTTCTCTTTCTTGAATTCAGAGCAAGCACTGTGTcttaagtaaacaaacaaaatgggTATGTGCATTTCTTTTCAAGAAACTAATAGGATTTAGGATGAGTTATCACCAGACCTTGCCAGTTTGTACTACTGTGCTAACATGAACACAAAGAGTAAGTTCCAGGTGATAGAAGGAGCTTTAGCTTCATTCTCACTACAGCCCAAACTCTACTTTTATGTGTCTAATTTTAGTTGGGGAAAATCCAACCAGTACTTCTGGATGTGCAAGGCTGTGGAGAATCACAGCCAAGCTCTGTGTGAATCAGTCTGCGTGGCTATGAAGGAACCacggactgaactgaatttgtcaactaaatattttctttgcaaCTTCTCCATTGAATTTATCATAAgactaatatatattttttgatctATCTAAggattttcttcaaaatattccaGGAGGCATATTTTCAGCCACTCTCTATGATAAATGGCTTGATGTTATTGATCAAGGGAATGAGGAGGAGAAAATAACTGCGACCCAGAGGTAATGATGCAATTTTCTCAACTCTGAGAAAATACAACCAACATACTCTTAGGAAAATATCAGCTTATAGTTTACAGCTGTGTCCACTAAAATAATGACCAGTATCAAAAGGTTTCACTTGATCATACCCATGGAAGCCAGTTTGAAAAGAGATGCACGCCTTATTGGTGACATTGTAATTGGTGTTTTTCTGCTAATCTTATTAATATGGAATGCTTGAccattttacaccttctgaatACACGAGATCGTTGGAGATGAAATCCATTGGTCTAAAAAGAGATGATAAAGAACCAATCTGCCAGCGGTATGATCTTAAATACAAACACATAACTAACCAGAGCAGTTCTTACCTGGCTCAGGAATTAAACTCGGTGAAACCTTTTTGTGTGCATTCATGCCTGGAACTGTGAGAATGGACTGTGGACATGGTATAAAAAGAAgtactctgttctctgtatttcCACTTACTGAGCAAAATGACTCGCCTTATTGATAAGTGCCTTTTTCTGTCATTAGGCTTCTAGACCAGCTGCCAAGAGCCAATGTAGTTTTTTTGCGATACCTTTTTGGAGTGTTACACAACATTGAGCAACATTCCTCATCCAATCAGATGACAGCTTATACTTTATCAGTGTGTATGACCGCAAGCATTCTTGGTCTGCTTAATTCTGGCAGCACTGCATTAGAAAACTTCACCAAGAAGGTAATGAGAGCTCTCATTTTTATGCCTTGCAGGGCAGAGTCCCCATTTTGAACCTGAAGTCTGTGGTATTAACTCTGGTGAACCAGTTGTTTAAAGTGCACATTTTAATTACACTGCCTTGGACTGGCAGAGGCCTGCTCTGGTTGGGCATGGGAAGGTGTGTTGCAACTGAGAACAGTCGAGTCACTTCTCCTTTGCCATCCAAGAGATTAAACAATAGACAGATAAGACTAGGACGGTGTGATAGAGAAGAACCTGGCTTTGGAGTCTGAGAACCAAGATTCAACTCTCAGCCTAATCACTGAGGGGAGTACAAACCTCCAAACTATGATTTCACCATTACACAATGATGACAACACCCAATACATCTGGTCAGTCTCGGCACATCTCAGGCGGCCTGGGCAATATGAGCACCAAAGGTTCCACACATACCGGCCTCACTCTGCCAGTTCTGGCTCACTCAGGAAAATACTTGGCTTCTATTGTGTCTCTGCTAGAGGATGAGGAGGCTagtaaaatatttcagaacatCCTGACAGAGCCACAACATGCCTAAGAAGATCACAGCTCTTTTCCAAGCTCCCCTGGACAGCAAGTGTGAGGCAAGGCAATGCAGTTAGACAGACAGACTTGTTTTCTCTCCAGATGCTTTCTTCCGTCACAAACCCCGCCCCCCCACACAGAAACCTCTGCTACCCAAGTTTCAGATAGTTCTTCACTGAAGTGAATTTCAAAATTTGTGTTGCATTTGATGCTTTATCAAGTTTAATGAGATGCTATATATAAATTCTATctcaagaaaactagaaaaaatttcaataaaaataaataaaacttaataagaaaatatacatttttgtcCCAAACATCCTATGTAGGCTACTTAAAAATCATCCTAGTTTTAAGCATGTAGCAATCATTACAAAATTTTAGCTATCAGACTAGGCCACATATTATAACTTTAGTCCACCgactaaaagaattttaaaatttgtgcccAAAGTACTCTTGAAAGGATTAGTTATTTCTTAGAAAAACCTGatgcatatatcatatatatattttttttaaatcaagtgaatttttctgacttcttttgcattttttgtgAGAGCCAAGATTCATGTATGAAATGTGATTTACTATTAGGCCATATGTACAGTAATACCCCATTTTTTGCCCCTCTGTGTTACAGATTTCTTTCATACAATTTCTCATTGAAAACTGTCTCAAGATATTTGGAGAAGATATCACGTCTCTCTTTGGACCGAAGTCAGTGAGTTGTGATAACACTGATAGCACTGACATCACTGATAACAGTGAGAAGGTTGCAGGTACGTGAATAATGTAACTGGCTTTGATGCAAAAGacagcaaggctgccagggtcaATGGGAGATCTTGGAGTCCAAAGCACATTCTAAGGGCAGTAATTTCCATCCGCTCCAAGACATGGGAAGTTCCCCACTTGTGAGATCAAAGAAAGGATAAGACTGTTCTGATTTCAAGAAGCTACTAATACAGCTTTAGAAGAcatcatggttcagttcagttcatttgctcagtcgagtctgactctttatgatcccaaggactgcactGACCCCAACTACTTGGGGTCAAgggctgcagcgtgccaggcctccctgtccatcaccaactcccggagcttacttaaactcatgtccatcgaatcagtgatgccatccaaccatctcaccctctctggtccccttctcctcctgccttcaatctttcccagcatcagggatttttccaatgagttagttctttgcatcaggtggccaaagtattggagtttcggcttcagcatcagtccttccaatgaacacccaggactgatctccttaaggatggaccggttggatctccttgcagtccaagggactctcaagaggcttctccaacaccacagtcgaaaagcatcaatttttcagcactcagctttcttcacagtacaactctcacatccatacatgaccactggaaaaccatagccttgaccagacggacctttgttggcaaggtaatgtctctgctttttaatgtgctatctaggttggtcataactttccttccaaggagtaagcgtcttttaatttcatggctgcagtcaccatccgcagtgattttggagccccaaaaaataaagtctgacactgtttccactgtctccccacctatttcccatgaggtgatgggaccagatgccatgatcttagttttctgaatgttgagctttaagccaactttttcactctcctctttcactttcatcaagagacgttttagttcctcttcaccctctgccagaagggtggtgtcatctgcatatctgaggttattgatatttctcctggcaatcttgattccagcttgtgcttcttccagcccagcgtttctcatgatgtactctgcatataagttaaataagcagggtgacaatgtacagccttgacgaactccttttgctatttggaaccagtctgttgttctgtgtctagttctaactgttgcttcctgacctgcatacaggtttctcaagaggcaggtcaggtggtctggtattcccatctccgtcagaattttccaaagtttattcgAGCGTGATCCACACactcgaaggctttggcgtagtcaataaagcagaaatagatgtttttctggaactctcttgctttttcgatgatccagtggatactggcaatttgatctctggttcctctgccttttcaaaaccagcttggatatctggaagttctcagctcacatattgctgaagcctggcttggagcattttgagcattactttactagcatgtgagatgagtgcaattgtgcggtagtttgagcattctttgggattgcctttcttagggattggaatgaaaactgaccttttccagtcctgtggcccctgctgagttttccaaatttgttgacatattgagtgcagcactttcacagcatcatctttcaggatttgaaatagctcaactggaattccatcacatccactagctcgGTTcgaagtgatgctttctaaggcccacttgacttcacattccaggatgtctggctctacgtgagtgatcacaccattgtgattatctgggtcatgaagatcttctttgtacagttcttctgtgtattcttgccacctcttcttaatatcttctgcttctgttaggtccataccatttctgtcctttcttgaacccatctttgcatgtaatgttcccctggtatctctaattttcttgaagagatctctagtctttcccattctgttgttttcctctatttctttgcattgatcgctgaggaaggctttcttctctctcctggctattctttggaactctgcattcaaatgagaatatctttccttttctcctttgcttttcgcttctctttgtttcagagctatttgtcaggcctcctcagacaaccattttgcctttttgcatttcttttccatggggatgctcttgatccctgtctcctgtacaatgtcacgaacctccgttcatagttcatcaggctctctgtctatcagatttagtcccttaaatctatttctcacttccactctatagtcatcagggatttgatttaggtcatacctgaatggtctagtggtcttccctgctttcttcagtttaagtctgcatttggcaataaggagttcatgatctgaggcacagtcagctcctggtcttgtttttgctgactgtatagagcttctccatctttggctgcaaagaatataatcaatctgatttcggtgttgaccatctggtgatgtccatgtgtatgtgGTGATGTCTGGCaatgtcttaggttagggcttttctcGGGacagttctctttctctctctctggctatcccacagtccGGGTTCCTATCTCacattagttccctcagattgccctcggggcattcaggcccggtccttactctaagcaatgcagcccatgCCTCCCGGTTCAGCCCCCACTTCCTGGTGGTGGATGCCAGCGCCTGGgctacttttctgctgggagttgccgttgggcacataatctgtgggttttctttatttatatatttaattttcctcccggttatgttgtcctctgagattccaaaactccccacagacccgctatgagagtgtttcctggtgtttggaaacttctcttttaagactcccttcccaggacagatctcTGTCCCTGCctcttttgtctccctttttatcttttatattttgtcctacctcctctCAAaaacaatgggctgcctttctgggtgcctgatgtcctctgccagcattcagaagttgtttcgtggaatttgctcagcgttcaaatggtCTTCGGATGAATTTgtgagggagaaagtggtctccccggcCTATTCCTCTGCAATCGTAGGACCACCCCTGAGACTTGAACTCTCGAGTCTATCTCCACAGCAAGCTCACTTTCCATTCTGCTTCAGAGCCAGGCTGCGAATGGAACTGGActaaatatttatgtgtttgttttttttgtttaaatcttTCCTCTTATTATCCCTGCTACCCTGCTACATTTCCAATATTGTCCCATTGATATTTCTGTCTCTGAATAAAATGTCTCACTAATTTAAGAAGTATTGGGGCCAGAAGAGAATTTCtacttaaagtatttttattc
It encodes:
- the LOC133071572 gene encoding rho GTPase-activating protein 20-like — encoded protein: MAACPRESAYYAYLGVTAFSTQKHLKVSSHTSVAHSLTVSSRTREDNQHPPLPPTKPKQLFGAPLEDVCDNDTLPTPILDMLSFINQNGPFTEGIFRKSGNIQSRRALKEKLNSGDKVNLDDESILVVASTLKDFLQNIPGGIFSATLYDKWLDVIDQGNEEEKITATQRLLDQLPRANVVFLRYLFGVLHNIEQHSSSNQMTAYTLSVCMTASILGLLNSGSTALENFTKKISFIQFLIENCLKIFGEDITSLFGPKSVSCDNTDSTDITDNSEKVAAFKWSSDEFVREKVVSPAYSSAIVGPPLRLELSSLSPQQAHFPFCFRARLRMELD